The stretch of DNA ttaaaaaaataacggACCTGGAAAAATACAGTTGACTGGATGTTGGGCCGATCAAAAAATGATCAGATTACTACGGCGGCAGGTGTCcacgttttgaggcttattggtccaagaaaatagcaagagcggaCCTGGACCTAGATTTACTTACATTTTCTGTAtgggtacccacccctacacccAGGTATTTTTCCTACCTTAAACTATCAAGGAAGCGGCACCCATGCTGCCTTAAAGTACTACAGATTGTCACAACCACACAGTAACTCATCAGTCCGCTCTGTTACTTTTATTATgtgaaaccaaggagcttttagctGCTTGGTGAAACACGCTTCAGTAATCATACAGTGGCATTGCTCTAACACTCTACAGATAGAAAACGATAATGTGGTAAACTGGATGCTAGACTGTTTTAAGGGCCTACACAGGTCAACTCCTTAGTagtatgtgtaacacaaactccgctgtccagggctgtaactggcccctccccgccggcggatgtttggcgggctgctataagcgagatttaatcaggctaactcCTTAGCTGTGGGGACAACATGCACAAAGTACTACTAGAAGTAACCTCGTGGTCTTTGGGGTCTGTCGGCCCTAGACTCTACAGCCGAGTAGTAAGCCTGTGTATGCCTTTGAAACAATCTAGAATCCAGGCTAGAAAAGTGTTCACTACAAAAGTGAGATTGTAAACAAAGAAATCCTGCTTTCTATCTtacacctaatctccaagcagatcttgctgtggcaaatgggaaggagtttaNNNNNNNNNNNNNNNNNNNNNNNNNNNNNNNNNNNNNNNNNNNNNNNNNNNNNNNNNNNNNNNNNNNNNNNNNNNNNNNNNNNNNNNNNNNNNNNNNNNNATGCTGTGCCAGAGATATCTTCTATCGCATGTTTGAAGTCAACGTCTGCACCTGGGTTTGGTGAGCCatgatttcatttttcaaaatgagatttcatgatgaaaccAAGGATGAAACAAATTCAATTACTGATAGTAGCCTCCACCAAAAAGCTCATTACCTTCATCAATTGTACTACATCAATTAGCCCAAATGGACAGATCTGATGTACAtacaaaaccaaaacaaaaaacaaaaaaacaatggcattgtggtgcaaaaataTGTTGTAAAAACTGACAAGAATTTCAAACAATGCTGTGAGaaaaggtgtgaggcgccatcaccagggtcatgaatGAGAACTATAAGAGAAATCAACTATTCCTCGACTATTGCATAGCTGTATGAGGTGTAAAGTTTGCCACCTAGCCTGGTTAGGCCGGGAGACATCAAGATTTCAGTACATTAATAGAATTAAAGCCCGATAaagcgcaaaaaaaaaaaaacgtaaaaaaacagccggaacctaacctctgcttggagattcggAAACCAGACCTCGACTCGATCTCAATGATTAGATACCTAACAGGGTCTAACGCAGTTAATATGGCAATGTTGGCTCGCGACGGAAAACATCAAATGTGTCAGTATCAGTGCCGCCAATGTACTGTACTTCGCACTTATGTACAAATATCTATTTGTCATGatcatatgcatgatttgaATAATCACCTACTTATGCAAACTCCCTCTTGTAAAAGGTTCAACTTTGAGAAATTGAGAGAACATCTTTGTGCATCGCATTTCTGCTGTAAACTGAGAATCTAAACCACTTGTAGAGATAAATAGCAGTACTAAAATGCAAATAGCATAAAATAAAACTAGGCCTGGAGAAAATTACACATCAATCGGTACTGTGCACAGATGCTGATTTGCAGGCGGCTAGTTTGTTTACAGTTCCGGTGGTCGGCATGGCGGGGTGCTCAGAACAGTGGGAGGTTTCACAAAAGAAATAACATTACTAATTCAGTCCAGGAACACAAACAAAGCATAAAGAATAGAAAAAGACAAATCCAGAAGTCGAAATGAAagtttgtcatgtttgtttcAGACAACAAAAGCTAAGTCGTGTTCATAATCCACCCCACATGTCATCACAATTTGCTAgataaaaactgcaaaaacaacttgaaaatcttttttaacctccttgcaaaaATATATAGAAATTACAACAAACACGCCTAAAAGTCTACAAAACCTGCATAACCCCTGAGAGTAGAGGTGATTTTGGTGGAGAGACCGGCGAAAGGAGGTAGGAATCGTAGGATACTTTTTAATAGTACAAAAGATAAAAGTCGTTCAGCTTATTTTTAGATCACGGATTCACGGAAACAGCCATAAATTTATAATAATAGTACAAAAGATAAAAGTCGTTCAGCTTATTTTTAGATCACGGATTCACAGAAACAGCCATAAATCTATAATAATTTGGAGCCAAGATTTCTTTGATAAAGTTAACTCGCTATGGACTTACCAGCCTTCAATGCTGCCTCAGCGCCTTCTAGTGAGTCGTGGACAGCAGCGTGCATCAGAGCTTCATTCGCATTTACCGCCATTTCGTTAGGACCTGGTTAGGACCGTTGTCGACACCTCTTGCGCCTATGAAGATCTGAACCTTCTGATCTGAAATCCACTGAAGCATGGGTTGGAGTTTGGTCACGTGAGCCTTTGTTTTGGCACGTCATAAAAACGACCTGAGAACGTTAATGTTTAGAAAAGGACGTATTGAAAACCTAGTTGTTTTCTATTCTATCACTTATTTTGACGATGACGATCATATTTTTCTACACAAGTACTACTATTGTGTCAAGTGATCAATGCAGAAATATGCGAAGAAATCGCTATTACTCGCCCTTCCGGGTGTGTGCATCTTGCGCTTGGCTGCTATCATCACTGCTGCTTACAGCAGATGTTGGACGGGGGATTGCTACCTTCTTGCTTGCTCCGGGTGTAACAAATGAAAGAGAGTGACATAATGGACTATACTTTCCACATTGTTGACAGATTACATGATGAGATTTAAAAAACAAGCCCTTAAAAAGTGTCTGTCTAACCTTCTCTACTTAAAATTcacacttcaagttcaagtctgTTTGATCTTCGTATTTTCACACTTCAAtcgcccacagtacttcattttcacttcagGCATACATCAGATATACATtaattgaaaattgttgaattttagGAACAAAATTGATTGTCTGTCGCGTGTTCTGCTTCATTTCCAAAATGCCTCAATTTTCAACTAAAAACTATACTTACCTTGCGAGCTAGACCATTGTCAAGAGCACTGGCGGGGTGAACGTTTTAAATGTTGTGATTGAGATGAACTGGGAAGCGATTTGCCGGGTTCATTTTGGGGTTATATCAaaattccacgggccggcgggggtgttctCGGAATGTCCGCTTTAATTTTCCCGAGAACTgtaacctaatctccaagcagataccctgagagccagacaggaccgggtagctagcgagttttgttcggggatccaaggcagtcagcccgcagatctcacattagtgctccgggGAGTTATCGAAGGGtagataaactgtcctagctgcccgatcccggctggctcccagggtaccaagcagattcctccgtggcataagacagtaacataagctggggaaggagtttagtcGGCAGAGGAGTAATGCTGGCctcctctgccggcttaacTCGAGCTCCTTCCCTAGCTTATGATAATGTTACTGTattatgccacggaggaatctgcttggagattactgtaaCCATTCCCGAGGGCTATACGCTTATAAAGGAAGGAACGTCTGCTTTCCAAGAGGACTGTACGCTTGAAAGTCGAGAACCGTCTGCTTTTCTCATGTTTCTAGAGGACTGTACGCATTCCCAAGGACTGTCTTCATTCGATTCGTTGGGGTGATTTatgtaatactagtacaaaTAACTCTTATATTCCTTTTATGACGTTGCACTGATAGAAAAAACAGCAGGCGTTCACGTgatttgaggcttattggtccaagaaaatagcaaaagcggacctgtacctaattctctggacctggaccgtacttgtaatttctgtttgggtacccacccctacacccAGGTATTTTTCTTACCTTAAACTATCAAGGAGCGGCGCCCATGCTGCCTTGCAGTAATAGAAGATGGTTAAACAATACCACAGATTGTTCCTTACAACCACACAGTAACTCATCAGTCCACTCTGTTACTTTTATTAtgtgaaaccaaggaggttttagcTTCTTGGTGAAACACGCTTCAGTGACTATACAGTGGCATTGCTCTAACAACACTATAGAGATAGAAAATGATAATGCAGTAAACTGGATGCTAGACTGTTTCAAGGGCCTACACAGGTCAACTCCTTAGCTGTGGGGACAACATGCACAAAGTACTACTAGAAGTAACCTCATGGTCTTTAGGGTCTGTCGGCCCTAGACTCTACAGCCGAGTAGTAAGCCTGTGTATGCCTTTGAAACAATCTAGAATTCAGGCTAGAAAAGTGTTCACTACAAAAGTGAGATTTTGTTTACAACGTCTGAACAATGCCCGATGCTTACTCcttccatttgccacagcaagatctgcttggagattacttacACCCTGCTTTAACTTAACTTTCTTCAACACGGTAAggtgaattaaaaaaatcaaactgtaTAAGcatttcaacaaaatacatgtgtgaaaagacaagaaaacatgcCGTGTTATTTTCTACATTAAGAAGCATCACAATGAGTATTCCAAGTGAGATAAACAAGCCACTGATCTTTCACTACAAAAGTCTACATTCTGGCAGTGGTGTCACCGTGCAATCAACTTCATAGAGAATTATAAGTTAACATATGTCGTTAATGAACGTTCTAAATGTTGTGCACTTGAAAAGAGTCCATGTTCTTGAACGTGATCTGTCAGTGAGTCAGCCCAATGCTGGAAGAACTCGGCTCGCTTGCCAGTGAAcgcgtcatgcccacagcacttcttgtgtccgacagaccagtgttgtttctgacagtcacggctgcagtagcgggtcagcttgcaccggccacacagcttcagggttccGGTTGACCTGTAGAAGATATGACAGGTACAACAGCTGTTCAGATAAGTCCTATTTTGCAGGCTACACGTATACCCTTATGGCAACAACGTCTGAACATAATGCCCAATGACAAGGTATGGTCTTATCAGATAACATGAAATGAAGTATTTACGTTTAATAGCAGAGGAACCGCCAGTAGCAAAACCTTACTCTCaaaggtttggctccggctgtttttagtcgttttttatcgggctttctattttgccatttttcttggAGTACGCCAGTCAAACGCacgttaggttttgacagtacaagatacaatacaaaaaagaaagttCGATACtaaaacgactgaaaaaaaaacagccggagtctaacctctgcttggagagtagcaaacctacctgtagccaggtttgccacacttagggttgcagcatctcaacagcttggtcTTCCTCGCCTCTTGTATCAGCTTAAAACCCTCGTCATTGTCAATGTTTCCGCCATATTTTCTCAAGCTAGTGGAAGATATAACTCATTTAAGTCAATAGGTACATACTACTGTCTACATTTCCGACGACCAATGGCTGAAAGATagaaaagatagaaagaaacaCAAGCAGACCAATTGTTCCatcttcatttcaatgtcaagttatatactacattttgtagtaaatgTTTGTTTATATACATAAACAGTCGCTGATTCTATAGACTGTGTGAAGGATATGACACTTGCATATGGGCTACTGCATAATCGTCGACAAAATCAGGCCTTGCTCCGAGCTCAATCAGTCGCCGGACTGTGGGGACATTTTTGTAGTTGCATGCATACTGGAGTGGCGTAAACTGCCAGCCGTCCCGTACATCTACTGTTGCACCGTGCTGCACCAACAAGTCCACCACTTCTGTCGATCCTAAGTAGGATTTGCGTCATGAAAAATGCATGTCAGGTAAATGCTGCCTTCCATGAAGGAATGTTGTTCGTTCGTCAAGACTCAAGTGAAGGAATATTCAACGCATGAAAACATGTCATGTAAACCAAAGTTATTTCTTCACTAATCTCTATTGAAGCGGATTCCCGGTGGCATACAAGATACGACTAGTATCAAAGgcggccagggagtatagctgGTCAGAAGAGGTCCCGATAGGCGGGAAAAAAcgtcctctccaagcagaggttaggctccggctgttttttaatgtgctttttttagtcgtttttatcgggctttctattttgtcgtttttcttgaagtacgccagccaaatgttaggttttgacacagcaagataaaataaaaaatagaaagcccgataaaatcgactaaaaaaacgttaaaaaacagccggagcctaacctctgcttggagagtag from Branchiostoma floridae strain S238N-H82 unplaced genomic scaffold, Bfl_VNyyK Sc7u5tJ_1558, whole genome shotgun sequence encodes:
- the LOC118408154 gene encoding ankyrin repeat, PH and SEC7 domain containing protein secG-like — its product is MAEKANEALLYAAINGSVEGAEAALKAGADIDFKHAEKGNPGTALYVASNAGHVDVVRLLLRKGASVVERTGSMTPLHVAAHIGSTEVVDLLVQHGATVDVRDGWQFTPLQYACNYKNVPTVRRLIELGARPDFVDDYAVAHILRKYGGNIDNDEGFKLIQEARKTKLLRCCNPKCGKPGYRSTGTLKLCGRCKLTRYCSRDCQKQHWSVGHKKCCGHDAFTGKRAEFFQHWADSLTDHVQEHGLFSSAQHLERSLTTYVNL